A region of Salinibacter sp. 10B DNA encodes the following proteins:
- a CDS encoding DUF4175 family protein, which produces MSEQTARLVDRLRARLQQTTRRMTWAELAFGAAVAVGTVAGGWGLAALLEATFWLGTAARTALAAAVGSVTVGVGAALLARPLGRLIGLLPGPSDQEVARKVGNHHPHVADRLVNLLQLAEGERSHAPAPFVDRAVQNLAEDLDDVSFDEVENFGRAQRALRLASLPLAGVLAFLLIAPSTFLNASERLLAPATEFDRPAPFELSVAPGSVRLVRGDSLEITVRARGAAPTEMTLERRTEAGAAPEQISLRPDSTGTFRHSVPTVRTAFEYRVRTAPVQTDWYRVEVARRPLVRRLQLTVTPPSYTGLPSRTLDPNVGDVAGVPGTQVTVEAALGGPSVENARLVFDNDDTRLLEVRDGTARGRFSLQREGTYHLRLESTAGTDNRDPIQYQMSLQSDARPSVRFLQPTGPTDLTDALRQPLRVQLSDDYGFTQAKLYYRLSEQRFGEEEASYSSITLPLPSPGQTSQTIAHEWLLAQDTGLDPQPGDVISYYVQAWDNDTVNGPKSGRTTTQRLRMPSVSEQYDQLNETEEQAGEQMEKLRQRSDSVQQQFQQLRRELRRTREADWQDRQQLQRIQQKQQSMDRGVEKLSKQMQKMNRQMQRNGLSSSDLSKQFQELQRVIEEIQSPELQQALQQLRKAMQNNNLRQMQQSMEKVQKSQESYRKRLDRTLSLFKQLKAQQKLEEMARRAGEMSELQKKLREKTQERMNESAGEQTSAEEQRASEQEKAGKTSSDATQPSADSTREARQQAPSSDSTARSGQQRDGQDPQQNRNRQAGAQQTGGQQQQAQQRAGQNEDLASEQERAAKKMKELQEALQKARQEMKDVQSAPQKQLQQMNQQLQRQNLPQQMQQNSQQLRQNQLQDAQQGQQRMQQSLQKMQKQLSQMKSQMQGQQRQINLAGLRTALENTLRLSKRQESLRTTIDDLAAEGPTLRSYARDQKVLSDGLKTVTDSLESIAERVPQMTKEVRKKSGNALRAMETAMTALDERNASRATGHQKTSMMHLNELAILISDLLEQLQNQQGSGSGMSMQQMRQQLQQMSGQQQKLNQQIQQHLNNVKGQRLTPDQAKRRKELAKQQRRIKQQLQNMEVGSEAKQQIMGDLQKIAEQMEKSAQELDQRRHSRDLVERQQQILTRLLNAQKSLRTQGKQEQRQGRRSEDEYDRNRPGELPQTEEADQLRRDLIRALEMGYSSDYEELIKRYFELLQQEEPTTPADSAGS; this is translated from the coding sequence ATGAGTGAGCAGACGGCCCGCCTCGTCGATCGTCTTCGCGCCCGGTTACAGCAGACCACTCGCCGCATGACGTGGGCGGAACTCGCGTTCGGGGCTGCTGTCGCCGTAGGCACGGTTGCAGGAGGGTGGGGCTTGGCGGCTCTACTCGAAGCGACGTTTTGGCTCGGCACGGCGGCCCGAACGGCTCTTGCCGCCGCCGTTGGCAGCGTTACGGTTGGGGTTGGGGCAGCTCTTCTTGCCCGCCCGCTCGGACGATTGATTGGCCTGCTTCCCGGTCCCTCCGACCAGGAGGTTGCCCGAAAGGTTGGGAATCATCACCCGCACGTGGCGGATCGGCTGGTGAACCTGCTTCAGCTGGCAGAGGGCGAGCGGAGCCATGCTCCGGCTCCGTTCGTCGACCGAGCCGTCCAGAATCTGGCGGAGGACCTGGATGACGTATCGTTCGACGAGGTGGAGAACTTCGGACGAGCACAGCGGGCCCTTCGCCTCGCCTCGCTTCCCCTGGCCGGGGTTCTGGCGTTTTTGTTGATTGCTCCCTCGACCTTCCTAAATGCATCGGAGCGCCTTCTAGCCCCGGCTACCGAATTTGACCGGCCGGCCCCCTTCGAGCTCTCCGTGGCACCGGGCAGCGTGCGTCTCGTGCGGGGCGATTCCCTCGAGATTACCGTTCGGGCAAGGGGGGCTGCTCCGACCGAGATGACCCTGGAGCGCCGGACGGAGGCGGGGGCTGCTCCCGAGCAAATTTCGCTTCGTCCGGACTCGACCGGCACGTTTCGTCATTCCGTTCCCACTGTTCGGACGGCCTTCGAGTACCGGGTACGAACGGCCCCAGTCCAGACGGACTGGTACCGCGTAGAGGTGGCCAGGCGGCCGCTGGTGCGGCGTCTCCAGCTTACGGTTACGCCTCCGTCCTACACCGGCCTTCCCAGCCGCACGCTCGATCCGAACGTGGGCGACGTCGCCGGGGTGCCGGGGACCCAGGTAACGGTCGAGGCCGCGCTTGGGGGGCCGTCCGTCGAGAATGCGCGGCTCGTCTTCGACAACGACGATACGCGTCTACTGGAGGTGCGGGACGGAACGGCGCGCGGGCGCTTCTCGCTGCAGCGAGAGGGAACGTACCACCTGCGCCTCGAAAGCACGGCGGGCACCGACAATCGGGACCCGATCCAGTATCAGATGTCGCTGCAATCGGATGCCCGACCGTCCGTACGCTTCTTACAACCGACCGGCCCCACCGACCTGACCGATGCCCTCCGGCAGCCCCTTCGCGTACAGTTGAGCGACGACTACGGCTTTACGCAGGCGAAGCTCTACTACCGGCTTTCCGAGCAGCGATTTGGGGAGGAGGAGGCGTCGTACTCGTCGATAACGCTCCCGCTGCCGAGTCCGGGCCAGACCAGTCAGACGATCGCACACGAGTGGTTGCTGGCGCAGGATACTGGGCTCGACCCGCAGCCGGGAGACGTGATCTCCTACTACGTGCAGGCCTGGGACAACGACACGGTGAACGGACCCAAGAGTGGGCGCACGACCACTCAGCGCCTCCGCATGCCGTCCGTTTCCGAGCAGTACGACCAGTTGAACGAGACGGAGGAGCAGGCGGGCGAGCAGATGGAAAAGCTCCGCCAGCGCTCCGACTCGGTCCAGCAGCAGTTTCAGCAGCTGCGTCGGGAACTGCGTCGCACACGGGAGGCCGACTGGCAGGATCGACAGCAGCTCCAACGCATCCAGCAGAAGCAGCAGTCGATGGACAGGGGCGTCGAGAAGCTGTCGAAGCAGATGCAGAAGATGAACCGCCAGATGCAGCGAAATGGCCTGTCGAGCTCCGACTTGAGCAAACAGTTTCAGGAGCTGCAGCGCGTAATCGAAGAGATTCAGTCCCCCGAGCTACAGCAGGCCCTGCAGCAGCTGCGGAAGGCGATGCAGAACAACAACCTGCGCCAGATGCAGCAATCGATGGAAAAGGTACAGAAGAGTCAGGAATCGTACCGCAAGCGACTGGATCGGACCCTCTCGCTCTTCAAGCAACTGAAGGCGCAGCAAAAGCTTGAAGAAATGGCGCGCCGCGCTGGAGAGATGAGCGAGCTGCAGAAGAAGCTGCGGGAAAAGACACAGGAGCGAATGAACGAGTCGGCGGGCGAACAGACCAGTGCCGAGGAGCAGCGGGCCTCTGAGCAAGAGAAGGCAGGGAAAACGTCGTCTGACGCCACGCAACCGTCTGCCGATTCCACCCGAGAGGCACGGCAGCAGGCTCCTTCTTCGGATTCGACGGCCCGGTCTGGCCAGCAGCGGGACGGGCAGGATCCACAGCAGAACCGAAATCGACAAGCGGGAGCCCAACAGACGGGCGGGCAGCAGCAACAGGCCCAGCAGAGGGCCGGCCAAAACGAAGACCTAGCGTCTGAGCAGGAGCGGGCGGCGAAAAAGATGAAGGAGTTGCAGGAGGCCCTACAGAAGGCCCGGCAGGAGATGAAGGACGTACAGTCGGCCCCTCAGAAGCAGCTCCAGCAGATGAACCAACAGCTCCAGCGGCAGAACCTGCCGCAACAGATGCAGCAGAACAGTCAGCAGCTCCGGCAGAACCAGTTGCAGGACGCCCAGCAAGGCCAGCAGCGGATGCAGCAGTCCCTGCAGAAGATGCAGAAGCAGCTATCGCAGATGAAGAGCCAGATGCAGGGCCAGCAGCGACAGATTAACCTTGCCGGTCTTCGCACCGCCCTCGAAAATACTCTTCGTCTCTCCAAGCGTCAAGAGTCACTCCGCACCACGATCGACGATCTTGCGGCGGAGGGGCCGACGCTGCGCTCCTATGCCCGGGACCAGAAAGTCCTCTCGGATGGACTCAAAACAGTGACCGACTCCCTCGAGTCGATTGCTGAGCGGGTGCCCCAGATGACGAAGGAGGTACGAAAGAAATCGGGCAATGCGCTCCGAGCGATGGAAACGGCCATGACGGCCCTGGACGAGCGCAACGCCAGCCGGGCCACCGGGCATCAGAAGACCTCGATGATGCACCTGAACGAGCTGGCAATTCTCATCTCCGACCTCCTAGAGCAGCTGCAGAACCAGCAGGGGTCCGGCAGCGGCATGTCGATGCAGCAGATGCGCCAGCAGCTGCAGCAGATGTCCGGTCAGCAGCAGAAGCTCAATCAGCAAATCCAGCAGCACCTGAACAACGTGAAGGGACAGCGTCTGACCCCGGACCAGGCGAAGCGCCGAAAGGAGTTGGCCAAGCAGCAGCGCCGCATCAAGCAGCAGCTCCAAAATATGGAGGTGGGCAGCGAGGCGAAACAACAAATTATGGGCGATCTTCAGAAGATCGCTGAGCAGATGGAGAAAAGTGCACAGGAGCTCGATCAGAGGCGCCACTCGCGAGATCTTGTCGAGCGCCAGCAACAGATTCTTACTCGGCTTCTCAACGCTCAGAAATCCCTCCGTACCCAAGGGAAGCAAGAGCAGCGGCAGGGGCGACGATCGGAGGACGAATACGATCGGAACCGGCCGGGCGAGCTTCCGCAAACGGAGGAGGCCGACCAGCTGCGGCGAGACCTGATTCGTGCTCTGGAAATGGGGTATAGCTCCGATTACGAGGAACTCATCAAGCGCTACTTTGAGCTTCTGCAGCAAGAGGAACCGACCACACCAGCCGATTCCGCGGGCTCGTGA
- a CDS encoding glycogen/starch synthase has protein sequence MAQSRRVLFVAGEVTPFAETSSIASLARMLPEQLQGAGDFQARVMMPCYGTIDEREHNLHEVIRLSGTDVPMGDDTETLIVKVASVPDVRLQVYFMDHEAYFGDGSLSVDENRPSFDDVFRRALFFNRAALETIQKLRWGPDFIHSLGWMGGLLPLLLESEYGDREHLGSPQSVFTPDDQDPGTSVPADLAASMGLSIDGSASSTVSEIGFQHADASILPPGIPAVDGASQFDADATKHGTQLASLYDQMLSEVPA, from the coding sequence ATGGCTCAATCCAGACGCGTTCTTTTCGTCGCCGGTGAAGTTACGCCTTTTGCCGAAACCTCTTCGATCGCATCTCTGGCTCGAATGCTTCCCGAGCAGTTGCAGGGTGCGGGGGATTTTCAGGCCCGCGTCATGATGCCATGTTACGGCACCATTGACGAACGAGAGCACAACCTGCACGAGGTTATTCGCCTATCGGGCACCGACGTGCCAATGGGAGATGACACCGAAACGCTCATCGTGAAAGTGGCCTCTGTCCCCGATGTGCGACTGCAGGTCTACTTCATGGATCATGAGGCCTACTTCGGCGACGGCAGTCTCTCGGTGGACGAGAACCGGCCCTCGTTCGATGATGTCTTCCGTCGCGCGCTCTTCTTCAACCGAGCTGCCCTCGAAACCATTCAAAAGCTTCGGTGGGGGCCCGACTTCATTCACTCGCTTGGATGGATGGGAGGGCTCCTTCCCCTTCTTCTTGAATCGGAATATGGGGACCGAGAACATCTAGGCAGTCCCCAGTCGGTCTTCACCCCCGACGACCAGGACCCGGGAACCTCCGTTCCTGCTGATTTGGCCGCGAGCATGGGGCTTTCGATTGACGGGAGCGCCTCTTCAACCGTCTCGGAGATCGGATTCCAGCACGCCGACGCATCCATTCTTCCGCCGGGGATCCCTGCGGTGGATGGGGCGTCCCAGTTTGATGCCGATGCTACGAAGCACGGGACTCAGCTTGCGTCGCTCTACGATCAAATGCTGAGTGAAGTCCCTGCGTAG
- a CDS encoding outer membrane protein transport protein: MSLFSSRGVVWSGVLVVLLFLGSAGPVHAQSNGDGSIYSRFGLGTLQDFSSSQSQAMGGGAYALRSLNYNAMGNPALWSDQIFTRLSAGVGVQRIAASDGGNPTSYLSSGQIEAVQFSFPLYDQTLGVGLSFQPYTQRNFRTRKNGRLDLQVSPPSSSDDGVAEVPYDVNFRGTGGLHRFRGGLGYRVTDFLRVGASADVVFGIMESKRSTEFGNVPIRDVTTSDRVRLVGVGGTVGAHLALNNVFQSDDAFSVGGAVMLPTTLNGTRVLTLAEGSPIASDTLSSVDGDVSLPWRSRFGVAYQPNARWTFTADGLYEPWSTFTTTFQQGGTFARSFPVGGTGTLTDRWRASVGTEVMPAGTDQLAGYLARVAYRLGAYVERMYVRPNGTTDLDTYAVTGGVSLPTSLSGTRIDLNLTAGTRGTTSGSLVKDTFYGVSLHVNFGERWFQERKLR; this comes from the coding sequence ATGTCGCTGTTTTCGTCCCGCGGTGTTGTGTGGAGTGGCGTCCTGGTCGTCCTGCTGTTCTTGGGAAGTGCCGGGCCGGTGCACGCTCAATCCAACGGCGACGGGTCCATCTACTCCCGCTTCGGCCTGGGAACTCTACAGGACTTTTCCTCCTCCCAGAGCCAAGCGATGGGCGGTGGAGCCTATGCCCTTCGCAGTCTCAACTACAACGCCATGGGCAACCCGGCTCTGTGGAGCGATCAGATTTTCACTCGCCTCTCGGCCGGGGTCGGGGTCCAGCGCATTGCCGCAAGTGATGGGGGCAATCCGACGAGCTACCTCTCTTCTGGGCAGATCGAAGCGGTTCAGTTTAGCTTTCCGCTCTACGATCAGACCCTTGGAGTGGGCCTGTCGTTCCAGCCGTACACACAGCGCAATTTCCGGACGCGAAAGAACGGACGCCTCGATCTCCAGGTCTCCCCCCCGAGTTCATCCGACGACGGGGTGGCAGAGGTGCCCTACGATGTCAACTTTCGGGGCACCGGCGGCCTTCATCGGTTCCGGGGCGGGCTGGGGTATCGCGTGACAGACTTTCTGCGGGTTGGGGCCAGCGCCGATGTGGTCTTCGGCATCATGGAAAGCAAACGGAGCACGGAGTTTGGCAATGTCCCCATTCGCGACGTAACGACCTCCGACCGGGTGCGTCTGGTCGGGGTCGGGGGAACGGTCGGGGCCCATCTGGCGCTGAACAACGTCTTTCAGAGTGACGATGCGTTCTCAGTTGGAGGAGCGGTGATGCTCCCGACCACCCTGAACGGCACCCGCGTGCTGACGCTTGCGGAAGGCAGTCCCATCGCGTCCGATACTCTGTCCTCAGTGGACGGCGACGTGTCGCTTCCCTGGCGCAGTCGGTTTGGGGTGGCGTATCAGCCGAATGCGCGCTGGACCTTCACGGCGGACGGGCTCTACGAGCCCTGGAGCACCTTTACCACGACGTTCCAACAGGGCGGGACCTTTGCACGCTCGTTTCCGGTGGGCGGCACCGGCACCCTCACCGATCGCTGGCGCGCTTCGGTTGGGACGGAGGTGATGCCGGCTGGCACCGACCAGCTTGCGGGCTACCTTGCGAGAGTGGCCTACCGGCTGGGGGCCTACGTCGAACGCATGTACGTTCGGCCGAACGGCACAACCGACCTCGATACCTATGCGGTTACGGGGGGGGTAAGCTTGCCGACCTCTCTTTCTGGCACGCGGATTGACCTAAACCTCACTGCCGGTACGCGGGGCACCACGTCCGGCTCGCTCGTGAAGGATACCTTTTACGGGGTCTCTCTTCACGTGAACTTCGGTGAACGCTGGTTCCAAGAACGTAAGCTGCGATAA